A single genomic interval of Arctopsyche grandis isolate Sample6627 chromosome 8, ASM5162203v2, whole genome shotgun sequence harbors:
- the LOC143915543 gene encoding coiled-coil domain-containing protein 112-like, producing MIQSASFTLDATLKQLKVNERTLSTASDTALSRLRCSNITELKNTLDENLRQEKLDIADGCNLVHQSLNQLYKNVVSEEKIKKLDVTYYERHVQELLTQLSSTKAFISEKLESLKGSGIILEEEVNVAERLCNNTTNSLSLKAKPFKIINKPKLTLAFDQDVESFQKFLARTGGHTGSWDDEEHRIFLKLWHKYRLHIFNRCDEDGAKGNFILYEEEFQNAVRQILSDKTLDEISSHMKWMNKYNQLKKLKDTALENWKAYRKVNKCGENSLIDSDSGIVLMNRKQSVDIQIVRQELEHWKSMKKNEKKNNSEIMAEIAIANKELEYLKSEDRKIDKETILKWVNARRFQYEHMEQQKEREENKIKEKKIKQANKKIKEYRARDQANINRRLTIIKKQKEDELHKKIAKMKTKSYREVKGQYAKSTETWSRRISHTDKTKSHSEQKCIINGIEAIPKLAVPKWRRGLIIR from the exons ATGATACAGTCTGCAAGCTTCACTTTGGACGCTACTTTGAAACAGTTAAAAGTCAACGAGAGAACTTTGAGTACAGCTTCCGATACCGCACTGAGCCGACTGAGATGCTCTAACATAACCGAGCTGAAGAACACTCTGGATGAGAATTT AAGGCAGGAAAAATTAGATATCGCCGACGGATGCAATCTCGTTCATCAGTCATTGAATCAATTGTATAAGAATGTCGTGTCTGAagaaaaaattaagaaattag ATGTGACGTATTACGAGCGACACGTACAAGAATTGTTGACTCAACTGAGCAGTACTAAGGCTTTCATCAGCGAGAAGCTGGAATCTTTAAAAGGCAGTGGAATAATACTAGAAGAAgag GTGAATGTCGCTGAAAGACTGTGTAACAATACAACGAATAGTCTGTCGTTGAAAGCAAAACCGTTTAAGATTATAAATAAACCAAAATTAACACTCGCTTTTGATCAG GATGTGGAAAGTTTTCAAAAGTTCCTCGCAAGAACTGGAGGTCATACGGGTAGTTGGGATGACGAGGAGCATAGGATATTCCTTAAGTTGTGGCACAAATATCGTCTCCATATCTTCAATCGTTGCGATGAAGACGGTGCAAAAGGAAACTTTATTTTGTATGAAGAGGAATTTCAAAATGCCGTTCGTCAAATATTATCAg acaaAACGCTGGATGAAATATCGTCGCATATGAAATGGATGAACAAATACAATCAACTCAAAAAATTAAAGGATACGGCATTGGAAAATTGGAAAGCGTACCGTAAAGTTAATAAGTGTGGTGAAAATTCGCTGATAGATAGTGATAGCGGAATAGTACTTATGAATAGAAAGCAGAGTGTGGATATTCAAATTGTTAGACAAGAATTAGAGCATTGGAAATCCAtgaagaaaaatgaaaaaaagaataATAGCGAAATAATG GCTGAAATTGCGATAGCAAATAAAGAATTGGAGTATTTAAAAAGTGAGGATAGAAAGATTGATAAAGAGACCATTCTGAAGTGGGTCAATGCAAGGCGATTTCAATACGAACATATGGAGCAGCagaaggaaagggaagaaaataAGATCAAAGAGAAGAAAATTAAACAAGCTAACAAGAAGATTAAGGAATACAG AGCGCGCGACCAAGCAAACATAAACCGACGACTAACGATCATCAAAAAGCAAAAAGAAGACGAATTGCATAAAAAGATCGccaaaatgaaaacgaaaagCTATCGAGAAGTTAAAGGACAATATGCAAAATCAACAGAAACATGGTCAAGAAGGATATCGCATACGGATAAAACCAAATCTCATTCAGAGCAAAAATGCATCATTAACGGAATAGAAGCTATACCCAAGCT agcCGTTCCAAAATGGAGACGTGGTCTGATCATACGATAG
- the VhaSFD gene encoding V-type proton ATPase subunit VhaSFD isoform X1 encodes MVGFDANVKDIIPSLPEEKTDMIAATSVLQQQAADIRQQKVNWQSYLQSQMITQEDYNFVVAFDNAEGKAKESLLQEYRAQCAKTFLNLLGHVSKDQTIQYILIMIDDMLQEDKSRVEIFREHSIRKKDSLWGPFLNLLNRQDGFITNMTSRIIAKIACWSHELMEISDLNFYLTWLKDQLKLNADQLAIDIKNAETARKISSNSGLKGIKTIQEKCKDISAAIDELKSYSGSVNNEYIQSVARCLQMMLRIDAYRFAFLSVDGISTILSILSSRVNFQVQYQLVFCLWVLTFNPLLAEKMNKFNVIPILADILSDSVKEKVTRIVLAVFRNLIEKPEDNQVAKEHCMAMVQCKVLKQLSILEQKKSDDEDIMGDVEFLNEKLQASVQDLSSFDEYSTEIRSGRLEWSPVHKSAKFWRENAGRLNEKNYELLRILIHLLETSRDPLVLSVASYDIGEYVRHYPRGKHVIEQLGGKQLVMQLLSHEDPNVRYEALLAVQKLMVHNWEYLGKQLEKEQTGNSGKQSGANPLGTKA; translated from the exons ATGGTGGGCTTCGACGCCAACGTCAAGGACATCATTCCTTCTCTTCCCGAGGAGAAGACAG ACATGATTGCAGCGACCAGCGTTCTGCAGCAACAAGCTGCCGACATTCGGCAACAGAAAGTCAACTGGCAGTCGTACTTACA ATCGCAGATGATAACGCAGGAAGACTACAACTTTGTAGTAGCGTTCGACAACGCCGAGGGCAAAGCCAAGGAGTCGCTGCTCCAAGAGTACCGTGCTCAGTGCGCCAAGACGTTTTTGAACCTGCTCGGACACGTCAGCAAAGATCAGACCATCCAGTATATCCTAATCATGATCGACGACATGCTCCAG GAAGACAAGTCACGCGTTGAAATATTCCGAGAGCATTCCATTAGGAAGAAGGACTCGTTGTGGGGACCTTTCTTGAACCTGCTCAACAGACAGGACGGTTTCATTACGAACATGACTTCCCGCATCATCGCTAAGATCGCCTGCTGGTCGCACGAGCTGATGGAGATCAGCGATCTCAACTTTTACCTGACTTGGCTCAAAGACCAACTGAAGCTGAAC GCCGACCAATTGGCCATCGATATAAAGAATGCTGAAACGGCCCGGAAAATCAGTAGCAACAGCGGCTTAAAGGGGATTAAAACGATCCAAGAGAAGTGCAAAGATATATCGGCCGCTATCGACGAGCTTAAATCCTATTCCGGATCAGTG AACAACGAATACATTCAATCGGTCGCACGTTGTCTTCAGATGATGTTGAGAATTGACGCATATCGATTTGCATTTTTGTCTGTCGACGGTATTTCCACCATTTTATCGATTCTATCGTCCCGAGTAAACTTCCAG gTACAATATCAATTAGTGTTTTGCCTTTGGGTTCTTACATTCAATCCACTGCTCGCCGAGAAGATGAACAAATTTAACGTAATTCCCATCTTGGCTGACATCCTCAGCGATTCTGTCAAAGAAAAGGTCACCAGAATCGTATTGGCCGTGTTCCGTAATTTGATCGAAAAACCGGAAGACAATCAA GTAGCTAAAGAACACTGCATGGCGATGGTACAATGTAAAGTATTGAAACAATTGTCCATACTCGAGCAGAAGAAATCGGACGATGAAGATATTATGGGTGATGTTGAATTTTTGAACGAGAAGCTTCAAGCTTCCGTGCAAGATTTGAGCTCATTCGACGAATACTCCACAGAAATCAGGAGTGGAAG GTTGGAATGGTCGCCTGTTCACAAATCGGCCAAGTTCTGGCGCGAGAACGCCGGAAGGCTCAACGAGAAGAACTACGAGCTTCTCCGCATCCTCATCCACCTACTGGAGACATCGCGGGATCCTCTCGTGCTGTCAGTAGCTTCGTACGACATCGGAGAATACGTTAGGCACTATCCTCGTGGAAAACA TGTTATTGAACAACTCGGTGGAAAGCAGTTGGTGATGCAGCTGCTGAGCCATGAGGATCCTAACGTGCGTTACGAAGCGCTCTTGGCCGTTCAGAAGCTCATGGTGCACAATTG GGAATACCTCGGTAAGCAGTTAGAGAAGGAACAGACTGGCAACTCGGGGAAACAGTCCGGTGCAAATCCGCTCGGAACCAAGGCTTAA
- the VhaSFD gene encoding V-type proton ATPase subunit VhaSFD isoform X2: MVGFDANVKDIIPSLPEEKTDMIAATSVLQQQAADIRQQKVNWQSYLQSQMITQEDYNFVVAFDNAEGKAKESLLQEYRAQCAKTFLNLLGHVSKDQTIQYILIMIDDMLQEDKSRVEIFREHSIRKKDSLWGPFLNLLNRQDGFITNMTSRIIAKIACWSHELMEISDLNFYLTWLKDQLKLNNNEYIQSVARCLQMMLRIDAYRFAFLSVDGISTILSILSSRVNFQVQYQLVFCLWVLTFNPLLAEKMNKFNVIPILADILSDSVKEKVTRIVLAVFRNLIEKPEDNQVAKEHCMAMVQCKVLKQLSILEQKKSDDEDIMGDVEFLNEKLQASVQDLSSFDEYSTEIRSGRLEWSPVHKSAKFWRENAGRLNEKNYELLRILIHLLETSRDPLVLSVASYDIGEYVRHYPRGKHVIEQLGGKQLVMQLLSHEDPNVRYEALLAVQKLMVHNWEYLGKQLEKEQTGNSGKQSGANPLGTKA, encoded by the exons ATGGTGGGCTTCGACGCCAACGTCAAGGACATCATTCCTTCTCTTCCCGAGGAGAAGACAG ACATGATTGCAGCGACCAGCGTTCTGCAGCAACAAGCTGCCGACATTCGGCAACAGAAAGTCAACTGGCAGTCGTACTTACA ATCGCAGATGATAACGCAGGAAGACTACAACTTTGTAGTAGCGTTCGACAACGCCGAGGGCAAAGCCAAGGAGTCGCTGCTCCAAGAGTACCGTGCTCAGTGCGCCAAGACGTTTTTGAACCTGCTCGGACACGTCAGCAAAGATCAGACCATCCAGTATATCCTAATCATGATCGACGACATGCTCCAG GAAGACAAGTCACGCGTTGAAATATTCCGAGAGCATTCCATTAGGAAGAAGGACTCGTTGTGGGGACCTTTCTTGAACCTGCTCAACAGACAGGACGGTTTCATTACGAACATGACTTCCCGCATCATCGCTAAGATCGCCTGCTGGTCGCACGAGCTGATGGAGATCAGCGATCTCAACTTTTACCTGACTTGGCTCAAAGACCAACTGAAGCTGAAC AACAACGAATACATTCAATCGGTCGCACGTTGTCTTCAGATGATGTTGAGAATTGACGCATATCGATTTGCATTTTTGTCTGTCGACGGTATTTCCACCATTTTATCGATTCTATCGTCCCGAGTAAACTTCCAG gTACAATATCAATTAGTGTTTTGCCTTTGGGTTCTTACATTCAATCCACTGCTCGCCGAGAAGATGAACAAATTTAACGTAATTCCCATCTTGGCTGACATCCTCAGCGATTCTGTCAAAGAAAAGGTCACCAGAATCGTATTGGCCGTGTTCCGTAATTTGATCGAAAAACCGGAAGACAATCAA GTAGCTAAAGAACACTGCATGGCGATGGTACAATGTAAAGTATTGAAACAATTGTCCATACTCGAGCAGAAGAAATCGGACGATGAAGATATTATGGGTGATGTTGAATTTTTGAACGAGAAGCTTCAAGCTTCCGTGCAAGATTTGAGCTCATTCGACGAATACTCCACAGAAATCAGGAGTGGAAG GTTGGAATGGTCGCCTGTTCACAAATCGGCCAAGTTCTGGCGCGAGAACGCCGGAAGGCTCAACGAGAAGAACTACGAGCTTCTCCGCATCCTCATCCACCTACTGGAGACATCGCGGGATCCTCTCGTGCTGTCAGTAGCTTCGTACGACATCGGAGAATACGTTAGGCACTATCCTCGTGGAAAACA TGTTATTGAACAACTCGGTGGAAAGCAGTTGGTGATGCAGCTGCTGAGCCATGAGGATCCTAACGTGCGTTACGAAGCGCTCTTGGCCGTTCAGAAGCTCATGGTGCACAATTG GGAATACCTCGGTAAGCAGTTAGAGAAGGAACAGACTGGCAACTCGGGGAAACAGTCCGGTGCAAATCCGCTCGGAACCAAGGCTTAA
- the Tsen2 gene encoding tRNA splicing endonuclease subunit 2, whose amino-acid sequence MELKEPRSKGKLIVDSQPAFPIFIESEIGLSIDNWVPIVCTGVYNGRSVIINSPAEISALHSMGNFGKGSNSRSRPNIVRNHPKLPPFMRERQYVERTKWTDMASLNKTSKKPQTDTTSAGVITELHALFKELLKRNIIIENPVAKDEEDKLEIIDLLSSDEEVKVQDNINISQSINNPKFAGDKASTSCRNDEMEISNDEVNEEQEVDVTSLKFPSKSVIVLPDSDMEKDDYFKDLKPKLCTDESNLYENLILTLEEAYFLAFGLGCLQILDESKNALSLEDSWSLFCNSHVNFPMSYIVYHHFRSKGWIVKPGIKFGGDFLLYKKGQPFYHASYIVLIQTTLIDSQSQNISQINYDWMAIQNFIRMSATTGKEILFASIVLPDDIKMEDLKRNPNSLERASVCETLLRRWISSQRRKDGDPSQ is encoded by the exons ATGGAGTTGAAAGAGCCTCGTTCTAAAGGAAAATTAATAGTAGACTCTCAGCCGGCGTTTCCGATTTTCATCGAATCAGAGATCGGATTATCTATCGACAATTGGGTGCCCATTGTCTGTACTGGAGTTTACAATGGACGAAGTGTCATAATCAACTCTCCAGCTGAGATCAGCGCCTTGCACAGTATGGGTAATTTCGGCAAAGGCTCCAACTCAAGATCGAGACCAAACATCGTAAGAAATCATCCAAAACTTCCGCCGTTTATGAGAGAGAGACAGTACGTCGAGAGGACGAAATGGACCGACATGGCGTCCCTGAACAAAACATCGAAAAAGCCTCAAACAGACACGACTTCTGCCGGAGTTATTACAGAACTGCATGCGTTGTTTAAGGAATTGTTAAAGAGAAATATAATCATTGAAAATCCTGTCGCTAAAGATGAAGAAGATAAATTGGAGATTATTGACTTATTATCGAGCGATGAAGAGGTGAAAGTTCaagataatattaatatatctcAGTCGATTAATAATCCTAAATTTGCCGGAGACAAGGCGTCGACTAGTTGTCGGAACGATGAGATGGAAATATCAAACGACGAAGTCAACGAAGAGCAAGAAGTCGACGTTACGAGTTTAAAATTTCCATCAAAATCAGTCATAGTCTTGCCCGATAGCGATATGGAAAAGGAcgattatttcaaagacctgaAACCCAAGTTGTGCACTGACGAGtcgaatttatatgaaaatttaatcctCACGCTTGAAGAAgcgtactttttagctttcggTCTCGGATGCCTTCAAATACTCGACGAATCTAAGAATGCTCTCAGCTTAGAAGACTCTTGGAGTTTGTTTTGCAATTCGCATGTGAATTTTCCGATGTCCTATATAGTCTATCATCACTTTCGATCGAAAGGCTGGATCGTCAAACCAGGAATTAAATTTGGAGGCGATTTTT TGTTATATAAGAAAGGCCAACCATTTTATCATGCTAGTTATATTGTTCTTATTCAAACAACGCTGATAGACAGTCAAAGTCAGAATATTTCCCAAATTAATTACGACTGGATGGCAATACAGAACTTTATTAGAATGTCGGCGACAACAGGAAAG gaaATATTATTTGCAAGCATCGTCCTTCCTGATGATATCAAGATGGAAGATTTAAAACGAAATCCAAACTCTTTGGAGCGGGCCAGTGTATGTGAGACTTTACTCAGGCGATGGATATCGAGCCAGAGAAGAAAAGACGGCGATCCGTCCCAATAA
- the LOC143915100 gene encoding COX assembly mitochondrial protein homolog: MWWFGQKEGETKAPEKTVLAKHLGGGPHGVGDPNDQSLRKVELNVLIPKRVRDISRKEKCIDVVRKFEFCAKENGLLMTVRCRQESNVMIECLQKWFNDEEFNLECKREYLKERTEYRRTGITKQMRERMAAGIIY; this comes from the exons ATGTGGTGGTTTGGTCAGAAAGAAGGAGAAACGAAGGCACCAGAGAAGACCGTATTGGCTAAACATCTTGGTGGAGGTCCACATGGAGTCG GCGATCCTAATGATCAATCTCTCCGCAAGGTAGAATTGAACGTTTTAATACCCAAAAGAGTCAGAGATATATCCAGAAAGGAAAAATGCATAGATGTAGTTCGAAAATTCGAATTCTGCGCTAAAGAAAATGGTCTTCTGATGACTGTGAGATGCCGTCAAGAAAGTAACGTAATGATTGAATGTCTCCAAAAGTGGTTCAACGACGAAGAGTTTAACCTGGAATGCAAAAGAGAGTATTTAAAAGAGAGAACCGAATACAGAAGGACCGGCATCACTAAACAAATGAGAGAAAGAATGGCTGCTGGAATCATCTATTAA
- the Rpn11 gene encoding regulatory particle non-ATPase 11 has translation MDRLLRLGGSMSGLTQAPPPSDAPVVDTAEQVYISSLALLKMLKHGRAGVPMEVMGLMLGEFVDDYTVRVVDVFAMPQTGTGVSVEAVDPVFQAKMLDMLKQTGRPEMVVGWYHSHPGFGCWLSGVDINTQQSFEALSERAVAVVVDPIQSVKGKVVIDAFRLINPNMMVLGQEPRQTTSNLGHLQKPSVQALIHGLNRHYYSISINYRKNELEQKMLLNLHKKSWMDGLTLANYKEHSCLNQSSIADMLEFAKNYNKALEDEEKMTPEQLAIKNVGKQDPKRHLEEKVDVLMSTNIVQCLCAMLDVQAFRRITEDDETIAKSLPMKAVTAGPSSQSTG, from the exons ATGGATCGTTTACTTAGACTGGGTGGGAGCATGTCGGGGCTGACCCAAGCTCCGCCACCTTCTGATGCACCTGTCGTCGACACCGCTGAGCAGGTCTACATCTCATCTTTGGCTCTGTTGAAAATGCTTAAACACGGACGGGCTGGAGTGCCTATGGAAGTCATGGGACTGATGTTAG GTGAATTCGTTGATGACTATACTGTGAGAGTCGTGGATGTGTTTGCTATGCCTCAGACGGGTACCGGAGTGTCGGTAGAAGCCGTCGATCCTGTCTTCCAAGCGAAAATGTTGGATATGCTCAAACAAACGGGAAGACCTGAAATGGTCGTAGGATG GTACCACTCTCATCCTGGATTCGGATGTTGGTTGTCTGGAGTCGATATCAATACCCAACAGTCTTTCGAAGCTTTGTCGGAACGAGCTGTAGCCGTCGTCGTAGATCCGATTCAATCTGTGAAGGGAAAAGTTGTAATAGACGCATTCCGTCTAATAAATCCCAACATGATGGTTTTAGGACAAGAACCCAGGCAGACCACATCGAATTTGGGCCATCTTCAGAAACCGTCAGTGCAGGCGCTCATTCACGGACTGAACCGCCACTATTATTCAATTAGCATTAATTATAGAAAAAACGAGCTCGAACAGAAGATGTTGTTGAACTTGCACAAGAAGTCGTGGATGGATGGTCTGACGTTGGCTAATTACAAAGAGCACAGTTGTTTGAATCAGTCGAGCATAGCTGACATGCTCGAGTTTGCCAAGAATTATAATAAGGCGCTCGAAGACGAAGAGAAGATGACGCCCGAGCAGTTAGCCATTAAGAACGTCGGTAAGCAGGATCCGAAGAGACATTTGGAGGAGAAGGTGGACGTACTTATGTCCACGAATATTGTGCAGTGTCTGTGCGCTATGCTCGACGTACAAGCTTTCCGAAGAATAACCGAGGACGACGAGACCATTGCGAAAAGTTTGCCGATGAAAGCAGTTACGGCTGGACCCTCTTCTCAATCGACCGGATAA